The genome window TGCGGCGGTGCATCGCGGTCAGGGTGTGCCGGACCTCCTCGTCCGCCCCCGGGGTGGCGCGGATGGTGAGGCTGCGGCGGTCGCTCGGGTGCGGGTGGCGGGAGACGTGCCCGGACGCGGTGAGCCGGTCGAGCATCGCGGTCACCGACGACGACGTGATGCTCAGGTGTGCGCCGAGTTCCGCGGGCGTCGCGTGGCGGCCCTCGGCCTCGGCCTTGAGCAGGAAGCGCAGGGCCTTCAGGTCGGCCTCGCCCATGCGCATGGACTCCCGCGTGCGGCGGCGCATCGCCTGCTCGGCGGTGCGGTACTCGCGCAGCGACGCGATGACCCGAACGGCGTGCGGCGGCGCGACGTCGTACCAGGGCGTGTCGCTCATCGGGTCGATCCTAGTGCGAGGACCGGATGCCTGCCTGCTGCTTCTTCGACGCCGTGTCGGCGGCGGGCGTGTCGAGCTGGTCGACCGCGTCGCGGAGCCGGTCGATGAACTCCACGACGGTCTCCGCGTCCTCCGGCGAGAGATCGGACGCGATCTCCACCAGCTCCTCGCGGACGTCGCCGAGGATCGCCCGCTGGACCTCGTCGGTCGGCATGGTCGGAACGATGATGAGCGCCCGGCGGTCGAACGGGCTGGGGGAGCGCTGGATGTGCCCGGCCTTCTCGAGCCGGTCGAGCAGCACCGTGATGGAGGAGCTCTGGATGCCCAGGTAGTCGGCGAGCTCGCGCGGGCCGACCGTCTGCCCGCGCTCGCTCGCGCGGAGCAGATAGCGGAGGGCCGAGATGTCGTTCTCGTTCATCCGCATGGCCTTCTCGGAGCGGCGCTGCATCGCGCTGTCGGCCGCGCCGTACGCGCGGAGGTGCTCCAGGACCTCGATGGCCCGCTCGCGATCCGTCTCGGCGCTGTACCAGTAGTGGGGCGCCGGACTCGTCTTGTCCGTCGTCATGGAACAGATGATAGACCATCTACAAGCTAGAGAGCCTAGAGACTAGCTGGCTGCGACACTCCGGCCGGTGCCGCGGTCGCGGCGGTCGCGGTACTCGCCGAGGTCGGTGGGCTCCTCCGTCACGAGCAGTCCGCTGGTGCGGCCGGCCATCTCGACCATGCTGCTGAGCCAGGCCGTGTTCATGCTCCCGACGTCGGCACGGTCGAAGTCGTAGCGGATCGGGATGGCGTTGTCGATCCACAGCGACCGCCGCGCCGGGCCACCGGGCTCTCCGCCCTTCCAGCTGATCAGGAACGGCTCGCGCCGCCGCAGCTTCGTCGTGATCGCGGCCTGGAGGTGCGCCAGCGCCCGGTCCTCGAAGTCGATCCTCTCGCCGTCGTAGATCAGCGTTCCCATTGCGTCGTCCCTCCAGTCGTCTGCGTGCGGGATGAGCCTAGTGGAAAGCTAGTGAATCTAGCTACGTGAGTTCCTAGATGCTCGAATGCCGCAATCACTTAGCAGGTCGGCGGCGCGGAATCAACCCCCCTCCCGAAACTTGCCTCGGCGACCGATTAGCTAGAAGCTCTAGTTACTTCATCGATCGTCCTGGCCAGGTCCGGCCCGGAAGACACGGTTCGACCCGAAAGGATTGTCATGACCATCGCGGTAAAGGCAGTTCGCCCCCTTCCGCACCGCGCGGAGACCCGGGTCCGCCGGGGTCGCCTCGCGGTCGCGGACTCCGCTCCCAGCGAGCACCTCGCCTGGCGCCAGCCGGTCGCCGGGCTCTGGGTCGCCGAGACTCCGTCAGCCTACCTCGGCATGATCGAGGAGACCGGCGAGGGCTTCGTCGCGTCGGCCGCGGACGGCCGGACGCTCGGTGTCTACCCGGAGCTCGCCGAGGCGAGGATCGCGGTGTACGCGAACTGGTTCCGGCCGGCGAAGTCGCCGGGTCTCCTGGCGGCGGGGCTCGCAGTGGCGGGACTCTTCGGGTGGCTACGGCGCACGGCCTGAGCGACGCCGCGGCGGAAGGCAAGGCCCGGGTGAGCGACGGCAAGGCCCAGGTCAGGAAGGCTGCCCGCACGGCGGGCGACAGCAAGCTACTGGAGATCCCCGCACGAGTCGGGTTCGCGGCGAGCGGGCTGGTCCAGCTCCTGCTCGGCGGCCTGGCCGTCCAGCTCGGGGCCGCGCACGTCGGCGAGGCCGACCAGACCGGCGCCCTGGACGAGGTGGCCAAGATCCCCGGCGGCTTCATCGTGCTGTGGGTCTCCGCGATCGGCCTGTTCGCCCTCGCCCTGTGGCTGCTGACCGAGGCGGTGCTGGTCAGGGCGGGATCGGCCGGCGACCGTTGGCTCCGCCGCGGGCAGCACCTGAGCAAGGCCGTGGCCTACGCCGTGCTCGGTCTCACCGCTCTGGCCTTCGCGCAGGGGCATCCCAGCCACGCGAGCGCAACGACTCGCCAGGCCAGCGCGGGCCTCCTCGCCACGCCGGGAGGCCAGCTGCTGCTCGGCGCGCTCGGGCTGGTGACCTGCGCCGTCGGCGGGTACTTCCTGGTGAAGGGCGTCCGGCGCCGGTTCCGGAGCGACATCGACGTGCCTTCGGGCGCCGCGGGGCACGGGATCGTCGTGCTCGGGGTGGTCGGCTACGTCGCCAAGGGAGTGGTGGTCGCCCTGGCCGGGGTCGCCTTCATCCTCGCGGCGATCCGCGCGCAGGCCGCCACGGCGACCGGCCTCGCGGGCGGCCTGGCCGCGCTGCAGCAGCTCCCGCTCGGCGGTGAGATCGTCGTCGTGCTCGGGCTGGGGCTCATCGCCTCGGGGATCTACAACGTCGCGCGGGCCTGGCTCGCGCGATTCTGAGCCGGCCGGCGCGGTTCTGAGTCGGCACCGCGTCCGGTCCGGCGGGCTGCTCAGCCGGTGGACGCGCGGACGACGAGCGCGGCGGGCAGCTCGGCGGGCTCCGGCGCCTCGCCGCCGTCGATGAGCGAGACCAGCAGGCGGGCCGCCACCGAGCCGAGGAGGTCGCCCGGCAGGGCGACGCTGGTCAGCGCCGGGGCCGTGACGGCGGAGGCGGGGAGGTCGTCGAAGCCGGCGACCGCGATGTCCTCCGGCACCCGCAGCCCGGCGCGGGCGCACGCCGCGAGCACGCCGTGGGCCAGCGTGTCGGAGGCCGCGATCACCGCGGTGGCTCCCGCGGCCCGCCAGGCCGGCAGCGAGGCCTCGGCCGCGGCCATCGCCTCGGCGATGTCCGGGCGGCTCCGCACCCGCGGCGTGGTCAGGAGCGTCATCCCGCGGCGCTCGGCCTCCGCCTGCAGCAGGGTGCGGCGCAGCTCGTAGGTCGCGGCGGGCGTCGAGCCGTCGAGGTAGCCGATCACGCGGTGGCCGCGCTCGGCCAGGTGCGCGATCAACGCCCGGACGCCGGAGGCCAGGTCGTAGTTGACCGCGGGAGCGCGGTCCTCCAGGCCGGGAGCGTCCAGCAGTACGAGGGGGACGCCGGCGGGCGCGTCGTCCAGGAACTCGACGGTCGGTGCGGAGACGAGCAGCCCGGCGGGCCGGAGCGCCGCGAGCCTCCGGACATCCGCGACGGTCGGCTGGGCGCCGGTCGGCGAGGCGAACAGCAGGAGCTGGAAGCGCTCGCCGAGGGTCTCCTGCACGGCGTTGATGACGCGGCCGAAGAACGGGTTGGGGAGGTCGGGCGCCAGGAGCACCACCACGTCGCTCGTGCCGCGGGCCAGCGCGCTCGCGGTGCTGTCGACCACGTAGCCGAGCTCGCGCACGGCGGCGCGAACGCGCTCCGCGTTCTCGTCGGAGATCCGGCCGCGGTGCTTGCCGTTGACCACCAGCGAGACGGCGGCGATGCTCGTCCCCGCCCGCTCCGCGACCATCGCCGCGGTGACCCGCTTGCGCGGCGGGGGAGGGGGCGGCGTCGACATCCGCCCATGATATCGGGGACCCCTCCGGTTGCGCGTCAAACGCTTTACGTCTATCGTGTCAAGCGTTTTACGTTCCTCGAAGAAGCGGAGGCTCCACCCGATGGAGAAGATCATCCTCGACTGCGATCCCGGTCACGACGACGCGATCGCACTCATGCTCGCCCACGGAAACCCGGAGATCGAGCTGCTCGCCGTGACCACCGTGGCGGGCAACCAGACCCTCGACAAGGTCACCCGCAACGCGCTGTCCGTCGCGCGCGTCGCCGGCATCGCCGGCGTCCCGTTCGCGGCGGGCGCCGACCGCCCGCTGGTGCGCCCGATCGAGGTCGCGCCCTCCATCCACGGCGAGTCCGGCCTCGACGGGCCCGTCCTCCCGGAGCCGCTGATCGAGCTCGACGGCCGGCACGCGGTCGACCTCATCGTGGAGACCGTGATGGCCCACGAGCCGGGCACCGTCACGCTGGTCCCGACCGGTGCGCTGACCAACATCGCCCTCGCCGTGCGCCACGAGCCGCGGATCGTCGAGCGGGTCAAGCAGGTCGTCCTGATGGGCGGCGGCGTCCACGTCGGCAACTGGAGCCCGGTGGCCGAGTTCAACATCGTCATCGACCCCGAGGCCGCCGACATCGTGTTCAGCGCCGGCTGGAAGGTCGTCATGGTCGGGCTCGACCTCACCCACCAGGCCCTGGCGACCCCGGAGGTCCGGGAGCGCATCGCGGGCGTCGGCACCGCGCCCGCGCGCTTCGTCGGCGAGCTGCTCGACTTCTTCGGGCACACCTACTCGGAGGCGCAGGGCTTCGACAGCCCGCCCGTCCACGACCCGTGCGCGGTCGCTTACGTGATCGACCCGACGGTCGTCCGCGCCGAGCGGATGCCGATCGCGATCGAGACGCAGGGCAGGCTGACCACCGGCATGACCGTGGCCGACCGCCGTGGCCCCGCTCCGGACGACTGCACCACCTGGGCCGCCCTCGAGCTCGACCGCGACCGCTTCTGGGGTCTCGTGGTGGACGCGCTCGAGCGGATCGGGGACCCGGAGGCCGCGACCGCCGCGACCGCCGCGAACGGAGCCGTCGCGTGACCGCCCCCGTCCTCACCTCCGCCCCGACCGGCCGTCCGGTCCGGATCGCCGCGCTGACCGCGGCCCTCCTCGCGGCCTGCGTCGCGTTCCAGCTCAACGCGAGCATGCTCAGCCCCGTCCTGGTGACGATGGCGCGCGAGCTGCACAGCGACGACGCCACGATCGGCCTGTCGCAGACCCTGTTCTTCACGGTGGCCGCGGTGTTCTCGCTGTTCCTGCCGCGGCTCAGCGACATCTTCGGCCGCAAGCGGGTCCTGCTCGGGATGCTCGCCGTCATGTTCGCCGGAAGCGTCGTCGCCGCGCTCGCCCTCAACGTGGAGATGCTCTTCGTCGGCCGCATCGTGCAGGGCGTCGCCGGACCGGTCGTCCCGATCTGCCTGCTGATGCTGCGCTCCGAGATCTCCGACCCGCGCCGCGACGGCGCGGCGATGGGCCTCCTGACGGCCGTCAACGGCGGCATCGCCGGTGTGGACGCGATCGCGGGCGGCTGGCTCGCCACGGCCTTCGGCTTCCGCTCGGTGTTCTGGGCGATCGCCGCCGTCACCGTGGTCGCCGTGGTGATGCTCGCCGCCTGGGGCGTCGAGTCGCGCCCGTCGGCCGGCGTCCGGATGGACTGGTGGGGCGTGGTCCCGCTCGCCGTCTCGCTCGGCGCACTGCTGACCGGGCTGAACGAGGCGGGCAAGCTGTCCGCCGCGAACTGGCCGCTCGTGATCGGGTCGCTGCTGGTGGCCGTGCTCGCGTTCGCCGCGTTCTGGGCGATCGAGAACCGGCGGAGCGAGCCGCTCATCCCCACCCCGTACCTCAAACCGCGCTCCACCTGGGCGCTCCTGCTCACCACGCTGCTGACGATGACCGGCGTCTTCGCC of Leifsonia shinshuensis contains these proteins:
- a CDS encoding MFS transporter, producing the protein MTAPVLTSAPTGRPVRIAALTAALLAACVAFQLNASMLSPVLVTMARELHSDDATIGLSQTLFFTVAAVFSLFLPRLSDIFGRKRVLLGMLAVMFAGSVVAALALNVEMLFVGRIVQGVAGPVVPICLLMLRSEISDPRRDGAAMGLLTAVNGGIAGVDAIAGGWLATAFGFRSVFWAIAAVTVVAVVMLAAWGVESRPSAGVRMDWWGVVPLAVSLGALLTGLNEAGKLSAANWPLVIGSLLVAVLAFAAFWAIENRRSEPLIPTPYLKPRSTWALLLTTLLTMTGVFAVVNGLVTSIAQNPDAGFGMAPDVASLAFLTPYALVGWVVGPLAGRLAPTLGYRRILRIGLGGSVIGTLIMAFVGVHSLPVLIAATVLLGITYAGIANIMLNGLGIVLSPAANPGFLPGLNAGAFNLGAGLSFALLPAIQIATGATGHSTTGYSAGMVLGAVITAAAFAVSFLIPRPVSAEVAAPEATR
- a CDS encoding MarR family winged helix-turn-helix transcriptional regulator; translation: MSDTPWYDVAPPHAVRVIASLREYRTAEQAMRRRTRESMRMGEADLKALRFLLKAEAEGRHATPAELGAHLSITSSSVTAMLDRLTASGHVSRHPHPSDRRSLTIRATPGADEEVRHTLTAMHRRMLDIAARLDGQQSAAVSAFLARLTASAERGDLG
- a CDS encoding DUF1206 domain-containing protein; this translates as MATAHGLSDAAAEGKARVSDGKAQVRKAARTAGDSKLLEIPARVGFAASGLVQLLLGGLAVQLGAAHVGEADQTGALDEVAKIPGGFIVLWVSAIGLFALALWLLTEAVLVRAGSAGDRWLRRGQHLSKAVAYAVLGLTALAFAQGHPSHASATTRQASAGLLATPGGQLLLGALGLVTCAVGGYFLVKGVRRRFRSDIDVPSGAAGHGIVVLGVVGYVAKGVVVALAGVAFILAAIRAQAATATGLAGGLAALQQLPLGGEIVVVLGLGLIASGIYNVARAWLARF
- a CDS encoding LacI family DNA-binding transcriptional regulator encodes the protein MSTPPPPPPRKRVTAAMVAERAGTSIAAVSLVVNGKHRGRISDENAERVRAAVRELGYVVDSTASALARGTSDVVVLLAPDLPNPFFGRVINAVQETLGERFQLLLFASPTGAQPTVADVRRLAALRPAGLLVSAPTVEFLDDAPAGVPLVLLDAPGLEDRAPAVNYDLASGVRALIAHLAERGHRVIGYLDGSTPAATYELRRTLLQAEAERRGMTLLTTPRVRSRPDIAEAMAAAEASLPAWRAAGATAVIAASDTLAHGVLAACARAGLRVPEDIAVAGFDDLPASAVTAPALTSVALPGDLLGSVAARLLVSLIDGGEAPEPAELPAALVVRASTG
- a CDS encoding MarR family winged helix-turn-helix transcriptional regulator codes for the protein MTTDKTSPAPHYWYSAETDRERAIEVLEHLRAYGAADSAMQRRSEKAMRMNENDISALRYLLRASERGQTVGPRELADYLGIQSSSITVLLDRLEKAGHIQRSPSPFDRRALIIVPTMPTDEVQRAILGDVREELVEIASDLSPEDAETVVEFIDRLRDAVDQLDTPAADTASKKQQAGIRSSH
- a CDS encoding nucleoside hydrolase; translation: MEKIILDCDPGHDDAIALMLAHGNPEIELLAVTTVAGNQTLDKVTRNALSVARVAGIAGVPFAAGADRPLVRPIEVAPSIHGESGLDGPVLPEPLIELDGRHAVDLIVETVMAHEPGTVTLVPTGALTNIALAVRHEPRIVERVKQVVLMGGGVHVGNWSPVAEFNIVIDPEAADIVFSAGWKVVMVGLDLTHQALATPEVRERIAGVGTAPARFVGELLDFFGHTYSEAQGFDSPPVHDPCAVAYVIDPTVVRAERMPIAIETQGRLTTGMTVADRRGPAPDDCTTWAALELDRDRFWGLVVDALERIGDPEAATAATAANGAVA